A portion of the Catalinimonas alkaloidigena genome contains these proteins:
- a CDS encoding SDR family NAD(P)-dependent oxidoreductase produces MDFTDKTILIIGGSSGIGLALTRQLTAAGATVIAASRHQSDELRETGARFVELDVTQPVTDALADLPDVLHGVVYCPGSITLNSFLRLKEADFEHDFNLNVLGAIRVLHQVAKPLKEAKGASVVLFTTVAARVGMGFHTSVATAKSALIGLGQSLAAEWAPMQIRVNLVAPSLTDTPLAGRLLASDDKREAARKRHPLGRFGQPDDIAASALFLLSDESSWMTGQVLGIDGGLSTLR; encoded by the coding sequence ATGGATTTTACAGACAAGACGATCCTGATCATCGGCGGAAGTTCGGGCATCGGGCTGGCCCTCACGCGGCAACTCACTGCGGCGGGAGCTACCGTGATAGCGGCCTCGCGGCATCAGTCGGACGAACTCCGCGAAACGGGCGCACGCTTCGTGGAACTGGACGTGACCCAGCCGGTTACCGACGCGCTGGCGGACCTGCCCGATGTGCTGCACGGCGTGGTGTACTGCCCGGGCTCCATTACCTTGAATTCGTTTCTGCGGCTGAAAGAGGCGGATTTCGAGCATGACTTTAACCTTAACGTACTGGGGGCCATCCGAGTGTTGCATCAGGTAGCGAAACCCTTGAAGGAGGCAAAAGGGGCCAGCGTAGTATTGTTTACCACGGTCGCTGCGCGGGTCGGCATGGGCTTCCATACGTCCGTCGCCACGGCCAAAAGTGCGCTGATTGGCCTGGGGCAATCGCTGGCGGCCGAGTGGGCACCGATGCAGATCCGCGTTAATCTGGTGGCTCCTTCGCTGACCGACACGCCGCTGGCCGGACGCCTGCTGGCAAGCGACGACAAACGAGAAGCCGCCCGCAAGCGGCATCCGCTCGGGCGCTTCGGGCAACCCGACGACATTGCGGCGTCCGCCCTGTTTCTGCTGTCGGACGAGTCCAGTTGGATGACCGGACAGGTGCTGGGGATCGATGGTGGTCTGTCGACGTTACGGTAG